A section of the Triticum dicoccoides isolate Atlit2015 ecotype Zavitan chromosome 7A, WEW_v2.0, whole genome shotgun sequence genome encodes:
- the LOC119328089 gene encoding uncharacterized protein LOC119328089 — protein MSSTPSSTSTAGTPTPRSGFGRSTPRARSSTPRSATSSLPAWGPAVALAWASDGAVDWSRPDAPAVEEVVGPDGVDFVTGDGDLAFGSGVRVRDMVGPFELVVCDGVGRGRAELQLPSCLHHRRMHVPAVHASITGKLKRHERTKQKFCVDDSCIWQWHTRWLMKPLGRKDLSLPC, from the exons ATGTCGTCGACGCCATCATCGACAAGTACGGCTGGGACCCCGACGCCGAGGTCCGGGTTTGGCCGCTCGACGCCGAGGGCGCGCTCGTCGACGCCGCGTAGTGCTACGAGTTCCCTGCCCGCGTGGGGCCCCGCGGTCGCGCTGGCGTGGGCCTCCGACGGGGCCGTCGACTGGAGCCGCCCCGACGCCCCCGCGGTGGAGGAGGTGGTCGGGCCCGACGGGGTCGACTTTGTGACCGGCGATGGCGACCTGGCGTTCGGCTCCGGCGTTAGGGTCCGTGACATGGTAGGGCCGTTCGAGCTGGTGGTCTGCGATGGCGTTGGCAGGGGCCGCGCAGAGCTCCAGTTGCCGTCG TGTCTGCACCACCGCCGAATGCATGTTCCGGCAGTCCACGCATCGATCACTGGCAAATTAAAAAGGCATGAACGCACTAAACAAAAATTCTGTGTAGATGATTCTTGTATATGGCAGTGGCACACGCGCTGGTTGATGAAGCCGCTGGGCCGGAAGGACCTCTCATTGCCATGCTAA